In Antricoccus suffuscus, the genomic stretch TCTCGTACGACTGAACAAGCTGCGTCTCCCCCAACTCCGGAGCAGCATTCTTCATCTCCTCCGATAGTTGCACGACAGTTGGGCTCGGAGCGAAGGACGGAAACAGGTCATCGGCGTCCGCCACTTTGATGTCGTCGAACTGATAGACCACCGACGGCTCCTGCGACGTGCTGCCTGGCGCGCCAGCCGGTGAACCGTCCTTGGGATTCGCAACCGCGTCGGAACTCGAGCATCCCGCAACGGCTGCAACGATCGAGAGCGAAGCCAACGGGGAACTCCCTAGTATCTAGCGGTCACATTGACTCCGAAAACGACAGTGCCCAGGTGAAAAACATACTCTCACCTGGGCATTTGTCGGGCTGACAGGATTTGAACCTGCGACCCCCTGACCCCCAGTCAGGTGCGCTACCAAGCTGCGCCACAGCCCGTCGTACCCACGGCGTACGCCGTAAACACGAACGTCGCCCCACCTTGCGGCAGGGCGACGTTCAGAATACCTCAGTCGTTCTCGGCGTTCGAAAACGGCACGGGCGTGTTTAGCGGTCGGCGGCGGTGTATTCGATCATGCCGCGGATGTTCTTGCCATCGCGCATGTCCTGGTAGCCCTTGTTGATGTCCTCGAGCTTGTACTTCGTGGTCGCGAGCTCGTCGAGCTTGAGCTGACCCTCCTGGTACATCGACAGCAGCCACGGGATCTCCTTGCGCGGGTTGGACCCGCCGAAGATCGCGCCCTGCAGGTCCTTCTGCAGCAAGGTGAGTTCGAACAGGCTCAGCTTGACGTCCTGATTCGCCGCGTTGCCCATGCCGGTGACGACCGCGCGGCCGCCCTTGGCAGTGAGCGCGAGCGCCTGCTGGATGTCCTCGCCCTGGATGTCGCCGACGGTGATGATCGTCTTCTCCGCCATCCGGCCCCAGGTCAGCTCGTTGACCGGCTCCAGCGCGGCCTCGGCGCTGGCGAAGGTGTGCGTCGCACCGAACTCCATCGCCCGCTCCCGCTTGGACTCGACCGGGTCGATCGCGATGACGCGCTTCGCGCCCGCGGCGGCCGCACCCTGTACGGCGTTCATGCCGACGCCGCCGGTGCCCATGACCACGACGGTCTCACCGGGACGTACGTCGGCCACGTGGGTCGCCGAGCCGAAGCCGGTGGTGACGCCGCAACCGACCAGGGCCGCGATCGCGAGCGGGATGTCCGGCTCGATCTTGACCACGGAGGCCTGGTGCACGGTGATGTACGGCGAGAACGTGCCCAGCAGGCACATCGTGATGACGTCCTTGCCCTTGGCCTGTACCCGGAACGTGCCGTCGCTGATCGACTGGCCGGTCAGCAGGCCCGCGCCGAGATCACAGAGGTTCTGGTGACCCGAGGAGCACGGCGGGCACTGGCCGCAAGCCGGGATGAACGCGGTGACGACGTGGTCGCCTTCCTTGAGGCCGGTGACGCCGGGGCCCACCTTGGTGACGACGCCGGAGCCTTCGTGGCCGCCGAGCACCGGGTAGAACGGCACCGGGCTACCGCCGGTGACGAGGTGCTCGTCGGAGTGGCACAAGCCCGAGGCGGCCAGCTCAACGGTGACCTCACCGGCCTTCGGATCCCCGACCTCGATCTCCTCGACGGACCATTCCTCGCCGATACCCCACAGGATCGCGCCTTTAGTCTTCATACGATCTGTCCATCCTTACGTCGTTGAACGATGCGAATATGGCGATGACCTCATATGTCCGCGCACGCCGTACCGAAGTACGCCGCGGCCGGACGAAGGACACCCCCGCATAGGTGACCATATGTGATCCGGACCCCAATATCGACCGCGGATGCCCGATACGTCACACAACCCGCACGCGAGACCTGAAAGATTGACGCCAAAGCGAAACGTACGCCGTGGTCATCGCCCCATCCGTCCCAGTAGTCTCTTTAGGGACGCAAACTACTGAGCCGACGCAGACCCGAACGCACGATGACGACGAGACTTCGCTGGAGGCGGTGCAATGGGATTTTTCGACTTCCTGTCCGAACGCCGGGACGACATGATCACCCTCGGCATCCAGCACATCTGGCTCGTCGCGATCGCCGTCGCGATTTCCGCGTCCATCGGCGTCATCCTCGGCATCATCGCCTACCAGCGCCCCAAACTGCGCGCGGCGATCCTCAGCGTCACCAGCGCCTTCCTCACCGTCCCATCGTTCGCACTGTTCGTCCTGCTGCTGCCGCTGGTGGGCCTGGGCGCTCCCCCGGTCATCATCGCGCTGACGCTCTACGGTCTGCTGCCGGTCGTGCGCAACACCATCACCGGGCTGCGTGAGGTCGACCCCGCCATCATCGAGTCCGCCCAGGGCATGGGCATGGGCCGCCGCCAGCGGCTGCTCAAGATCGAA encodes the following:
- a CDS encoding NDMA-dependent alcohol dehydrogenase produces the protein MKTKGAILWGIGEEWSVEEIEVGDPKAGEVTVELAASGLCHSDEHLVTGGSPVPFYPVLGGHEGSGVVTKVGPGVTGLKEGDHVVTAFIPACGQCPPCSSGHQNLCDLGAGLLTGQSISDGTFRVQAKGKDVITMCLLGTFSPYITVHQASVVKIEPDIPLAIAALVGCGVTTGFGSATHVADVRPGETVVVMGTGGVGMNAVQGAAAAGAKRVIAIDPVESKRERAMEFGATHTFASAEAALEPVNELTWGRMAEKTIITVGDIQGEDIQQALALTAKGGRAVVTGMGNAANQDVKLSLFELTLLQKDLQGAIFGGSNPRKEIPWLLSMYQEGQLKLDELATTKYKLEDINKGYQDMRDGKNIRGMIEYTAADR
- a CDS encoding ABC transporter permease, whose protein sequence is MGFFDFLSERRDDMITLGIQHIWLVAIAVAISASIGVILGIIAYQRPKLRAAILSVTSAFLTVPSFALFVLLLPLVGLGAPPVIIALTLYGLLPVVRNTITGLREVDPAIIESAQGMGMGRRQRLLKIELPMAWPVIITGIRVTTVMLVGIATIGAIVLGPGYGSLIFDGLGHAGVPVAVNLVLAGIIGTIIVAIIFDALFTLIGRLTTSRGLR